Proteins co-encoded in one Halorussus vallis genomic window:
- a CDS encoding uroporphyrinogen-III synthase yields MNRDVRVAVFRPDDERLADAVELLDSLGADPVADPMLEVRPTGEAPGDGDFVVLTSKTGVELAAETGWEPGDATVCAIGASTADALRDAGYEVNVVPEEYTSAGLVDALADEVEGARVEVARSDHGSPVLTDGLADADADVHETVLYRLVRPEGSGESAALAADGDLDAALFTSSLTVEHFLDAAEERGVREEAVAGLNDAVVGAIGPPTRETAEGEGIAVDAVPDVADFDELACEVVEAAAPTYHE; encoded by the coding sequence ATGAACAGGGACGTGCGCGTGGCGGTCTTCCGCCCGGACGACGAGCGCCTTGCCGACGCGGTCGAACTGCTCGACTCGCTCGGCGCCGACCCCGTGGCCGACCCGATGCTGGAGGTCCGGCCGACCGGCGAGGCGCCCGGCGACGGCGACTTCGTCGTCCTGACGAGCAAGACCGGCGTCGAACTCGCCGCGGAAACCGGCTGGGAACCAGGAGATGCGACGGTGTGCGCCATCGGCGCGAGCACCGCCGACGCGCTCCGCGACGCCGGTTACGAGGTCAACGTCGTCCCCGAGGAGTACACTTCGGCGGGACTGGTCGACGCGCTCGCTGACGAGGTCGAGGGCGCGCGCGTGGAGGTGGCCCGAAGCGACCACGGCAGTCCGGTGCTGACCGACGGCCTCGCCGACGCGGATGCGGACGTCCACGAAACGGTGCTGTACCGCCTCGTCAGACCGGAGGGGTCGGGCGAGTCCGCCGCGCTGGCGGCCGACGGCGACCTCGACGCCGCACTCTTTACTTCCTCGCTCACGGTCGAGCACTTCCTGGACGCCGCCGAGGAGCGCGGCGTCCGCGAAGAGGCGGTCGCGGGCCTGAACGACGCCGTGGTCGGCGCCATCGGCCCGCCGACCCGCGAAACCGCGGAAGGCGAGGGCATCGCGGTGGACGCGGTGCCCGACGTCGCCGACTT
- the hemC gene encoding hydroxymethylbilane synthase, producing MTASGKQLRLATRGSDLALRQAGEVKAALEDRRFEVELVEVETTGDEIRDELIHRLGKTGAFVRSLDEKVLDGELDGAIHSMKDMPTEHPEELIVAAVPERASANDVLVTPDGKSLDDLPEGATVGTSSLRRKAQLLNARPDLHVEPLRGNVDTRAEKLLAPALQHEHEERTEAEKERKSDEAMAKKGYKKEHEGEFDRTVEEWFNDLAEIERRALEREVDVEYDAIVLAQAGLERSGLAHHLDYVELPTDEFVPAPGQGALAVTSLDNEKADNMHTVLDHPRTRVETTVERTILAELGGGCVAPIGVHGLIQGEHVHVDIQVFSQDGTESVDVSRDVPVENHVSGAKQVAAELAEKGAADIIEAAMAETGESGDGEVGESVHEKEADDRDGEGR from the coding sequence CGCCTCGCGACGCGGGGGTCGGACCTCGCGCTCCGACAGGCGGGCGAGGTCAAGGCCGCCCTCGAAGACCGACGGTTCGAGGTCGAACTCGTCGAGGTCGAGACCACCGGCGACGAGATTCGAGACGAACTCATCCACCGGCTCGGCAAGACCGGCGCGTTCGTCCGGAGCCTGGACGAGAAGGTCCTCGACGGCGAACTCGACGGCGCCATCCACTCGATGAAGGACATGCCGACCGAGCACCCCGAGGAACTCATCGTCGCGGCGGTTCCCGAGCGCGCGAGCGCCAACGACGTGCTCGTCACGCCCGACGGGAAGTCGCTGGACGACCTGCCCGAGGGCGCGACCGTCGGCACCTCCAGCCTCCGCCGGAAGGCCCAGTTGCTCAACGCGCGGCCGGACCTGCACGTCGAACCGCTCCGGGGCAACGTCGACACCCGCGCCGAGAAGTTGCTGGCGCCCGCGCTCCAGCACGAACACGAGGAGCGAACCGAGGCCGAGAAGGAGCGGAAGTCCGACGAGGCGATGGCGAAGAAGGGCTACAAGAAGGAGCACGAGGGCGAGTTCGACCGCACGGTCGAAGAGTGGTTCAACGACCTCGCCGAGATCGAGCGCCGGGCGCTCGAACGCGAGGTCGACGTCGAGTACGACGCCATCGTGCTGGCGCAGGCCGGCCTCGAACGCAGCGGCCTGGCCCACCACCTCGACTACGTCGAACTCCCGACCGACGAGTTCGTCCCCGCGCCGGGCCAGGGCGCGCTGGCGGTGACCAGCCTCGACAACGAGAAGGCCGACAACATGCACACCGTGCTCGACCACCCGCGCACGCGGGTCGAAACCACGGTCGAGCGCACCATCCTGGCGGAACTCGGCGGCGGGTGCGTCGCCCCCATCGGCGTCCACGGCCTCATCCAGGGCGAGCACGTCCACGTCGACATCCAGGTGTTCTCCCAGGACGGCACCGAATCAGTCGACGTGAGCCGTGACGTGCCGGTCGAGAACCACGTCAGCGGCGCGAAGCAGGTCGCCGCCGAACTCGCCGAGAAGGGCGCGGCCGACATCATCGAGGCCGCGATGGCCGAAACCGGCGAGTCGGGAGACGGCGAGGTTGGCGAGTCGGTCCACGAGAAGGAGGCCGACGACCGCGACGGCGAGGGCCGATAG